From the genome of Kluyveromyces lactis strain NRRL Y-1140 chromosome F complete sequence:
AACACAAGCTGTTAACCCGCTTTATGACGAAAAGTTTCACCCAGTGATTGAaatacaaacaaaaaatggCAGAACGTAGTGCTAGAGTCCAATTTGATTTGTTCGAGTCCGAAAAAGTGTTGTTGCGACACAAATGGATCAGAATATTAGAGGAGATTGACTCCGAAGTCTCAGTGACGCTTGGATTTGATCTATACAATACTAAGAAAGAGGATACGAAGTTGCACCACTGCgagttgaagaaggtgaacCAAATGAGAGTCGGTTACGACGAGTTcctattgaagaaaattaaGGAAGCTGGAATACAAAATGCGAAATGATTTCTATCAATCTAAATTTTCATTCCAACAGCTGCTCACCCCTTGTATGCTTAACGCTTTTTTCTATACCGTTGTAACAATTTGTCTATAACTTAACTATCTTTCTCTCATGTCAGTCAGTTTATACTATTTCcgcttttttttttctgacGTCTTGTAGTCGCAAACCACAAGAAACCGcaagtcacgtgatctCAAACCCTCATCTATCGCTAATCTATTCTAAAATCCAATCGTTGCAGCTTTCACATAAATAACCGCTGTATATCAACCGAATACAACTACTCCATTTCcttcattcaaagatttgTTCCCTTAAAACGCCAAACGTTCTTTCAGTCTAAAACCAAGCGCATTGCGGTTAATTGCTATTATCTGCCCAGATATAACACACTTCTTATCCTAAATTCTGTTGCATACCGTTGCTGTCAACGTGACGTGTACCAAATTGTTGGTACATGAATCATCTTGAACGACCACGGATAGTATGAACTTATGGGATCTTTATGAAATGTTCtacagaaaaacaaaaatccAACAACGATCCCAAcaagttttcaaactttttctttcccaaaaaaaaaatagtgCTATGAAATTTCAAGTATGGTGAAATCACCACATCGTTTGGATGAAATGCCTAGACTGGGATGTAGAATGGATAGAACcaagttttttttttttttctcttctcatctttttgtttgttttgttaGTTTAGTTGAAATTTTGTCTAGATGAAGTGAAATGCACTCGGCGGCTTTTTATAAAGAAGAGGTTTTCCTgctatttttttcaagCAAAGGGGTTTAAATAAACTTCGTGAATTTAAATTATATCAATTCTCTAAATCTTCTTAGGTTTTTATACATTGTATTTTCTGTCTTTCTGAAACCTCTTGACTCactttcaattgatcagTACTCTGTGGAAACTCATCAAGAGAAAGGGCTAACTAGAAGAGATAAGATATTTTAAAGATATCCAAGGAATAATTTTAGTTTGAAACTGAATTACTCAATATACACaacaaacaacaacaacaacttGTATTGAGAATATTTATTTGTTCATCCTATCATATTCATTCTGATTTCCTGTTAATATTGACAATAGGAGTTTCACACAATTAAATCTGTCCCTTTTTGAGTACAACTATTACTAAAAGGTCATCAGCCCTCTGACAATTAATATCTGGATATTGCGTCAATTGTATTGAACGCATTTGCCTAGTAATACTATTTTTTTACCCTTCACGATTTTAATTTTGAGGTTATAAAGTTTAAAGAGACTTTTTTGTCCGTGAAAAGATGTATGTATAAACTAAACTAAACTATTACTAATAATGAAAACCTCTTTGGAGTTTATTTTTTGACAAGTTGAGATTGACAttggaaacaaagaatTACTGGAACCGCCTTACTCCTCTATTATTActtttcaaccaattgTTTCTCAGAAGATTTTATCTTAATATCAGTTTttgagaaaatgaagattGTTGGGGAAAAAATACGATACTgcatattttgaaattttgaaaccGTTTCCTTTTGTACACGATTATTGCGCTAAGGTTTTTCAATGGGTTCTACTTGTTCGTTTTTgaactttattttttggttgaacgaaagttgaaaattgaaaatcCAATGTTTTTATGCACAATTGAGGATGGCGACTGGTAAACGACAGAAGCATCAACTCCATTTCGTCTAGTGTATGTGTGAAACCTGTCATCTGTGAAGAATAGGTATATTGTTTAGCAACGAGAACAACTAACGTTGGTATTCCTTAGAAAGCGAAACTGATAGTGTGGCTAGAAAATCCCCACATTGTTCACATCTTTCAAGCCTTCGTTTAGTACTACATTGTTCATCGcacaataataatattgCCGATAATCTCATAACTGCAGCGTTCCACAGCAATATATAGGCATATGTGAACGATTTTTGCCGAGTtacagttttattttcagCCCACATTCGATATTACATCACTGTTCCCCTTCATTGTCTGTCTGCTGTCAAAAACTAAAACTTCATAGAGGTTAAAGAAAGTTTTGTTAAAAAGAGTAAGCATAAACCGAATAGTACGTTTGctagtttctttttttcagaaactttctattattatcattattgtAACATTGATCAAATTGACTAACTTAACTCTTTACAGACTGTTCCCGGTTTTAGCTAGACATTCTCGGTTCATTCCGCTCGCCAACAAATTTACAGTTCATTTTAGCATATTTTCACCAAGACTATTCCATTCTACACGCAATATATTAAGAAGCAAAATGAGTGAGGAAAATCTTTCTGAGGTTTCAATCTCTCAAAGTAAACAATACGAAATTACTGAATATAGCGATAGACATTCCAAGTTGGCTTCTCATTTCATTGGTCTGAACACTGTGGATAAGGCAGATGATTCTCCATTGAAAGAGTTTGTCAAATCACATGGTGGTCATACTGTGATCTCAAAGGTTTTGATCGCTAACAATGGTATCGCAGCCgttaaagaaatcagaTCGGTTCGTAAATGGGCCTATGAAACCTTCGGCGATGAAAGAACTGTTCAATTCGTGGCCATGGCCACTCCAGAAGATCTTGAAGCCAACGCAGAATACATTCGTATGGCTGATCAATATATCGAAGTTCCCGGTGGTACCAACAATAACAATTATGCAAACGTTGACCtaattgttgaagttgCCGAAAGAGCTGATGTAGATGCAGTTTGGGCAGGTTGGGGTCATGCTTCAGAAAACCCACTACTCCCTGAAAGGCTAGCCGCTTCTCACAGAAAGATTATATTTATTGGTCCACCAGGAAATGCCATGAGATCTCTCGGTGATAAGATCTCGTCCACTATCGTTGCCCAACACGCTAAGGTTCCTTGTATCCCATGGTCTGGTACTGGTGTCGATGAAGTTCATGttgataaagaaactaACTTGGTCTCTGTCGAAGATAAAGTATACCAAGAAGGTTGTTGTTCGTCTCCAGAAGACGGTCTAAAGAAAGCCAAGGAAATTGGTTTCCCAATTATGGTCAAGGCTTCCGaaggtggtggtggtaaAGGTATCAGAAAAGtcgaaaatgaagatgagttCCTGTCTTTGTACCAACAAGCTGCTAATGAAATTCCTGGTTCTCCAATTTTTATTATGAAGTTGGCTGGTAAGGCTCGTCATTTGGAAGTTCAACTTTTGGCTGATCAATATGGTACCAACATCTCTCTATTTGGTCGTGATTGTTCTGTTCAAAGACGTCATCAAAAGATTATCGAAGAAGCTCCTGTAACTATCGCTAAGCCAGATACCTTCActgaaatggaaaaagcAGCCGTCAGATTAGGTCAATTGGTTGGTTACGTTTCTGCTGGTACCGTCGAATATTTATATTCTCATGATGAAGACAAGTTCTACTTCTTGGAGTTGAACCCAAGATTACAAGTTGAACATCCAACCACAGAAATGGTTACTGGTGTTAACTTGCCGTCTGCCCAGTTACAAATCGCTATGGGTATTCCAATGCACAGAATCAGAGATATTAGATTGTTATACGGTGTCGATCCAAAATCTGCATCCGAAATTGACTTTAACTTCTCTACACCTGAGTCTGCTAAAACTCAAAGAAAACCAACTCCTAAAGGTCACTGTACTGCCTGCCGTATCACATCCGAAGATCCAAATGAGGGTTTCAAACCATCTGGCGGTGCTTTACACGAATTGAACTTccgttcttcttccaacgTTTGGGGTTATTTCTCTGTTGGTAATAATGGTGGTATCCATTCATTCTCTGACTCTCAATTCGGTCATATCTTCGCCTTCGGTGAAAACAGACAAGCTTCAAGGAAACATATGGTTGttgctttgaaggaattaTCTATCAGAGGTGATTTCAGAACTACGGTTGAATATTTAATCAAATTATTGGAAACCGAAGACTTCGAAGACAATACCATCACGACTGGGTGGTTggatgatttgatttctcAGAAAATGACAGCTGAAAAGCCTGATAGAACCCTATCTGTCATTTGTGGTGCCGCTACCAAGGCTCATATTGCCTCCCAAAAAGCCAGAGAAGATTACATCTCATCTTTGAAGAGAGGCCAAGTTCCAAACAAATCATTACTACAAACAATGTACccaattgaatttattcatGATGGTATGAGATATAGATTTACTGTTGCTAAATCAGCCGACGATCGTTATACTCTATTCATTAACGGTTCCAAGTGCGAAGTTGGCGTAAGGAAGTTATCTGATGGTGGTTTGTTGATTGCCGTTGGTGGTAAATCACACACCATTTACTGGAAGGAAGAAGTTGCTGCTACCAGATTATCAATCGACTCTAAGACAACTCTACTAGAGGTTGAAAATGATCCAACACAACTCAGAACTCCATCTCCTGGTAAATTGGTCAAGTTTTTGGTCGAAAACGGTGATCATGTTATTGCTGGCCAACCATATGCCGAAGTTGAAGTTATGAAGATGCAAATGCCATTGATTTCTCAAGAAAATGGTGTCGTTCAGTTATTGAAACAACCAGGCTCTACTCTGGCCGCCGGTGACATTCTAGCCATCTTAACTCTAGATGACCCTAGTAAAGTCAAACATGCTAAGCCTTACGAAGGCATGCTACCAGAATTGGGTGCTCCAATCGTTGAAGGTACCAAGCCTGCATACAAATTTAAATCTTTGGTCACtactttggaaaacatCTTGAAGGGATACGACAATCAAGTTATTATGAATGCTTCATTGCAGCAATTAATTGAAGTGTTGAGACAACCAGAATTACCATACTCTGAATGGAAATTACAAGTTTCTGCTTTACATTCAAGATTACCACCTAAGTTAGACGAAATGCAAGAACAATTGGTCACCCGTTCATTCAAGAGAAATGCGGATTTCCCAGCAAGACAACTAGAAAAGATGTTAGAAGCTGCCTTAAATGATCCTAACGTTGACCCATTGTTTAGCACTACCATTGAACCACTTGTTGATATTACTACCCGTTACTCTAAGGGACTTGCTGCTCATGAACATTTTGTCTTTGCCACTTTCTTAGAAAACTATTACAATGTCGAAAAATTGTTCTCTGGGCCAAACATTCGGGAAGAAGACGTCATCTTAAAATTGCGTGATGAGAACCCTGACGACTTGGAGAAGGTTGTTTTAACCGTCCTAGCTCACTCCAGAGTATCAGCCAGAAACAACCTGATCCTTGCCATTTTGAAGCATTATCAACCGCTATGCAAATTGAGCTCTGAGGTAGCCGCTGCTATCGAACAACCATTGAAACACATCGTCGAATTAGAATCTAAGGCCACCGCTAAGGTTGCTCTACAAGCCAGagaaattttgattcaagGTGCTTTGCCATCTATCAAGGAGAGAACAGATCAAGTTCAATACATTCTTAAGTCATCTGTTTTAAGCACTTCATATGGTTCATCCGAAACGAAGCGCACAAAACCTGATTTAGAAGTTTTAAAGGACTTGATCGATTCCAACTATGTTGTTTTCGATGTGTTGGCCCAATTCTTGACAAATCCAGATGATGCCGTttctgctgctgctgccgAGGTCTACATTAGAAGAGCATACAGAGCGTACACTATTGGTGATTTGAAGCATCAAAAGTCTTCTGGATCACCTGTAGTTGAGTGGAAGTTCCAACTTCCATCTGCTGCATTCACCTCATTGCCACAGGTTAAGAGTAAATTGGGTATGAACAGAGCTATTTCTGTCTCTGATTTGACTTATGTCTCTGACGGTGAAAACCAACCATTAAGAACTGGTTTGTTGATTCCTGCTAGACATCTAGATGATGTTGATGGTATTTTGTCGTCAGCTCTATCTTTAATTCCTTCTCATCATATGTCTACTGGCCCTGTCCCAGACAGATCTGGCTCTTCAGCCAGCTTGTCTAATGTTGCCAATGTTGTTGTGTCTTCAACTGAAGGATTTGAATCTGAGTCGGATGTTTTAAAGAGACTCAGAGAGATACTCGATTTAAACAAGCAATCATTAGTTGACTCTGCTATTCGTCGTATTACCTTCGTGTTTGGATACAGTGATGGTACATATCCAAAGTACTATACCTTCCGTGGTCCAAATTacaatgaagatgaaacaATTCGTCACATTGAACCAGCTCTAGCTTTCCAACTTGAACTAGGTAAGATGTCGAACTTCAATATCAGACAAATATTTACTGAGAACAGAAACATTCATGTCTATGAGGCCGTTGGTAAAAACTCTCCGGTTGACAAGAGATTCTTTACCAGAGGTATTATCAGAACAGGTCGTATTAGTGACGACATTTCCATCCATGAATATTTGACTTCAGAAGCTAACAGATTAATGAGTGACATTTTGGACAACTTAGAGATCATTGACACTTCTAACTCAGATCTTAAccatattttcattaacTTCTCTGCTGTATTTGACATTTCGCCAGAAGCTGTTGAAGCTGCCTTTGGCGGTTTCTTGGAAAGATTTGGCAGAAGATTGCTCAGATTACGTGTTGCCGCTGCTGAAATCAGAATTATTATCAAGGACCCTCAAACTGGCACCCCGGTTCCAATCAGAGCGTTGATCAACAACGTCTCGGGCTTTGTTGTGAAGACTGAATTGTATACAGAGATCAAGAATGCACAAGGTGAATGgattttcaaatctttagATAAACCAGGTGCTATGCATTTGAGACCTATTGCCACTCCTTATCCTGCAAAGGAGTGGTTACAGCCAAAACGTTACAAGGCTCATTTGATGGGAACCACATACGTTTACGATTTCCCAGAGCTATTCCGTCAAGCCACCGTGGCACAATGGAAGAAACACTCTCCAAAGACCAAGTTGTCAGAcgattttttcattgcaaatgaattgattgaagatgaaaatggtgaaTTAACTGAAGTTGATCGTGAACTTGGTGCTAATAACATCGGTATGGTTGCATTCAAGGTTACTGCAAAAACTCCAGAATACTCTCATGGCCGTCAATTTGTCATAGTCGCCAATGATATCACTTTCAAAATTGGTTCGTTCGGTCCACAGGAAGAtgccttcttcaacaagGTTACTGAATATGCAAGAAAGCGTGGTATCCCAAGAATATACTTATCTGCCAATTCAGGTGCAAGAATTGGTATTGCCGAAGAGCTTGTTCCATTGTTCCAGATTGCTTGGaatgatgaaaaagatcCAGCAAAGGGTTTCCAATACTTATGGTTGTCAGATGAGTCTCTTGAAGAACTCAAATCTAAGGGTAAAGACAATGCTGTTGTTACCGAATGtgttgttgaagaaggtaaGGTCAGAAACGTCATTACTGCTATTATCGGTTCGGAAGATGGTCTTGGTGTTGAGTGTTTGAAGGGATCCGGTTTAATTGCAGGTGCCACTTCAAGAGCGTACAAGGATATCTTCACGATCACCTTAGTTACTTGTAGGTCTGTGGGTATCGGTGCTTATCTAGTCAGATTAGGTCAAAGAGCCATTCAAATCGAAGCACAGCCAATCATTTTAACCGGTGCTCCTGCCATCAATAAGCTTCTTGGTAGAGAAGTTTACTCTTCAAACTTGCAATTGGGTGGTACTCAGATCATGTACAACAATGGTGTTTCACACTTAACTGCTCCAGATGATTTGGCTGgtgttgaaaagatcatGGACTGGTTATCTTACATTCCTGCCAAACGTGATCTACCGGTTCCTATTTTGGAATCTGAAGATAAATGGGACAGAAAAATTGACTATGCTCCATCTTTAAACGAACAGTACGATGTTAGGTGGATGATTGCAGGTCGTGAATCTGCCGATGGTTTCGAATATGGTCTTTTCGATAAAGGTTCCTTCCAAGAAACCTTGTCTGGTTGGGCCAAGGGTGTTGTTACAGGTAGAGCCCGTTTAGGTGGTATTCCATTAGGTGTTATTGCCGttgaaacaagaattgTCGAAAATTTGATTCCTGCTGATCCTGCTAATCCTGATTCTACCGAAATGTTGATTCAAGAAGCCGGCCAAGTTTGGTATCCAAATTCCGCGTTCAAGACAGCCCAGGCTATCAATGACTTCAATCATGGTGAACAATTGCCATTAATGATCCTAGCCAACTGGAGAGGTTTCTCTGGTGGACAACGTGATATGTACAACGAAGTTTTGAAGTATGGTTCTTTCATCGTTGATGCATTGGTTGATTACAAACAGCCTATAATTACATACATTCCTCCAACTGGTGAACTAAGAGGTGGTTCTTGGGTTGTTGTTGATCCAACTATCAATGCTGACCAAATGGAAATGTATGCTGATATAAACTCAAGAGCTGGTGTTTTGGAACCAGAAGGTATGGTCGGTATCAAATACCGTAGAGAAAAATTGTTGGCTACTATGGCAAGATTAGATGACAAGTACAGAGAGTTGAAAGCCAAGTTGGCCGATTCCACTTTGACTCCAGAAGAACATCAAGAAGTATCAAAGCAGCTTGCTATCCGTGAGAAGCAATTGTTGCCAATTTACCATCAAATTACAGTACAGTTTGCTGACTTGCATGATAGATCCGGTCGTATGTTGGCAAAGGGTGTGATCAAAAAGGAATTGGACTGGCCAGAAGCTCGTCGCTTCTTTTTCTGGAGattaagaagaagattaaaCGAAGAATATTTGATGAGAAGATTAAATAACGAGCTAGGATCTGCTTCTAGACTAGAGAAAATGGCAAGAATCATATCATGGTACCCAGCTTCTGTGAGCCAAGATAACGACAGAGAAGTTGCTACTTGGATCGAAGAAAACTACCAATTCTTGGATGAACAAGTTAAGAGTCTGAAGTTGGAAGCTTTCGCACAAAATTTGGCAAAATCTATCAGAAACGACCGTGAAAATTCCATCAATGGTTTGGCGGaagttttgaaattattgtCTGccaaagacaaagaaaagcttCAAAAAGCTTTGGAATGATGAACTTTTAATACCAGTTTAAATTAGCCAATTTTCTCTCTTCATAGAGGTTTTAGTATTTCATGTCAAAAGGACTCTCAAAAGATATTAGTGCTTCAgttttttctgttgttgtttgttGAACTGATGTTACATGAGTGCCTTTAGAGGTCCTTATGCTATGACACATACTTAACGTGtacaatatatatatatatacgaGCTAATAAAGATATGATTGATATATGTGAAACAAATGAGGAACTTTGAGGAATTAAAGTCTGGTTATATTATCcagatttcattttcttgttctgtTCATCCGATGTGAGTTCTGAAGCTCTTTTTCAGTCAGACGTCTTCGTCGATTTGAGATTGTTCAATCTCTGTTTCTCAGCCATTTCCTTTTCACGTTCTTGGATTAAAAATGGTATTGGATCATTCAATGCACCGCCACTAGAACCTAATTGCTGACAAACATGTGCAAAGTCAGAGAGTTTACGGCATTGTGTAAAGTATTGATAGAATGGAGATTTCCCGGGAGTCATTCTATTCATCATATATTTAACATTTGCAGGATGATGGTTGTATTGGTTTGCTATATCCAGGTATTCTTTTACCGCTTTGAACCATGGCAATGGTGATTCAGAAAAAACTGTTGGATTTCT
Proteins encoded in this window:
- a CDS encoding uncharacterized protein (no similarity) is translated as MAERSARVQFDLFESEKVLLRHKWIRILEEIDSEVSVTLGFDLYNTKKEDTKLHHCELKKVNQMRVGYDEFLLKKIKEAGIQNAK
- the ACC1 gene encoding acetyl-CoA carboxylase ACC1 (highly similar to uniprot|Q00955 Saccharomyces cerevisiae YNR016C ACC1 Acetyl-CoA carboxylase biotin containing enzyme that catalyzes the carboxylation of acetyl-CoA to form malonyl-CoA required for de novo biosynthesis of long-chain fatty acids) — encoded protein: MSEENLSEVSISQSKQYEITEYSDRHSKLASHFIGLNTVDKADDSPLKEFVKSHGGHTVISKVLIANNGIAAVKEIRSVRKWAYETFGDERTVQFVAMATPEDLEANAEYIRMADQYIEVPGGTNNNNYANVDLIVEVAERADVDAVWAGWGHASENPLLPERLAASHRKIIFIGPPGNAMRSLGDKISSTIVAQHAKVPCIPWSGTGVDEVHVDKETNLVSVEDKVYQEGCCSSPEDGLKKAKEIGFPIMVKASEGGGGKGIRKVENEDEFLSLYQQAANEIPGSPIFIMKLAGKARHLEVQLLADQYGTNISLFGRDCSVQRRHQKIIEEAPVTIAKPDTFTEMEKAAVRLGQLVGYVSAGTVEYLYSHDEDKFYFLELNPRLQVEHPTTEMVTGVNLPSAQLQIAMGIPMHRIRDIRLLYGVDPKSASEIDFNFSTPESAKTQRKPTPKGHCTACRITSEDPNEGFKPSGGALHELNFRSSSNVWGYFSVGNNGGIHSFSDSQFGHIFAFGENRQASRKHMVVALKELSIRGDFRTTVEYLIKLLETEDFEDNTITTGWLDDLISQKMTAEKPDRTLSVICGAATKAHIASQKAREDYISSLKRGQVPNKSLLQTMYPIEFIHDGMRYRFTVAKSADDRYTLFINGSKCEVGVRKLSDGGLLIAVGGKSHTIYWKEEVAATRLSIDSKTTLLEVENDPTQLRTPSPGKLVKFLVENGDHVIAGQPYAEVEVMKMQMPLISQENGVVQLLKQPGSTLAAGDILAILTLDDPSKVKHAKPYEGMLPELGAPIVEGTKPAYKFKSLVTTLENILKGYDNQVIMNASLQQLIEVLRQPELPYSEWKLQVSALHSRLPPKLDEMQEQLVTRSFKRNADFPARQLEKMLEAALNDPNVDPLFSTTIEPLVDITTRYSKGLAAHEHFVFATFLENYYNVEKLFSGPNIREEDVILKLRDENPDDLEKVVLTVLAHSRVSARNNLILAILKHYQPLCKLSSEVAAAIEQPLKHIVELESKATAKVALQAREILIQGALPSIKERTDQVQYILKSSVLSTSYGSSETKRTKPDLEVLKDLIDSNYVVFDVLAQFLTNPDDAVSAAAAEVYIRRAYRAYTIGDLKHQKSSGSPVVEWKFQLPSAAFTSLPQVKSKLGMNRAISVSDLTYVSDGENQPLRTGLLIPARHLDDVDGILSSALSLIPSHHMSTGPVPDRSGSSASLSNVANVVVSSTEGFESESDVLKRLREILDLNKQSLVDSAIRRITFVFGYSDGTYPKYYTFRGPNYNEDETIRHIEPALAFQLELGKMSNFNIRQIFTENRNIHVYEAVGKNSPVDKRFFTRGIIRTGRISDDISIHEYLTSEANRLMSDILDNLEIIDTSNSDLNHIFINFSAVFDISPEAVEAAFGGFLERFGRRLLRLRVAAAEIRIIIKDPQTGTPVPIRALINNVSGFVVKTELYTEIKNAQGEWIFKSLDKPGAMHLRPIATPYPAKEWLQPKRYKAHLMGTTYVYDFPELFRQATVAQWKKHSPKTKLSDDFFIANELIEDENGELTEVDRELGANNIGMVAFKVTAKTPEYSHGRQFVIVANDITFKIGSFGPQEDAFFNKVTEYARKRGIPRIYLSANSGARIGIAEELVPLFQIAWNDEKDPAKGFQYLWLSDESLEELKSKGKDNAVVTECVVEEGKVRNVITAIIGSEDGLGVECLKGSGLIAGATSRAYKDIFTITLVTCRSVGIGAYLVRLGQRAIQIEAQPIILTGAPAINKLLGREVYSSNLQLGGTQIMYNNGVSHLTAPDDLAGVEKIMDWLSYIPAKRDLPVPILESEDKWDRKIDYAPSLNEQYDVRWMIAGRESADGFEYGLFDKGSFQETLSGWAKGVVTGRARLGGIPLGVIAVETRIVENLIPADPANPDSTEMLIQEAGQVWYPNSAFKTAQAINDFNHGEQLPLMILANWRGFSGGQRDMYNEVLKYGSFIVDALVDYKQPIITYIPPTGELRGGSWVVVDPTINADQMEMYADINSRAGVLEPEGMVGIKYRREKLLATMARLDDKYRELKAKLADSTLTPEEHQEVSKQLAIREKQLLPIYHQITVQFADLHDRSGRMLAKGVIKKELDWPEARRFFFWRLRRRLNEEYLMRRLNNELGSASRLEKMARIISWYPASVSQDNDREVATWIEENYQFLDEQVKSLKLEAFAQNLAKSIRNDRENSINGLAEVLKLLSAKDKEKLQKALE